The following are encoded together in the Planctobacterium marinum genome:
- a CDS encoding UDP-2,3-diacylglucosamine diphosphatase: protein MATQQHFRTVWISDIHLGYKDCKADYLLDFLKQSKIETLYLVGDIVDMWAMSKRFLWPQSHNELFHYLLTLSRTGTKVIYLPGNHDEPCQKYDGMCFGEVEIHREYIHTTADGKKLLLLHGDIFDNDVCFGPITAWIGDKGYEFLLFLNRWYNKARAGLGFPYWSLAGYIKSKISGANEAIERYRVASTNRARELGLDGVVCGHIHHPEVVEIDGVTYYNDGDWIENCSALTEDSEGNIELITWTQNTSTEATVHTLPELQKSGAGQKAA, encoded by the coding sequence ATGGCAACTCAACAACACTTCCGTACTGTTTGGATCTCAGATATTCATTTGGGATACAAAGACTGTAAAGCCGACTATCTATTGGATTTTTTAAAACAAAGCAAAATAGAAACACTGTACCTGGTAGGTGACATTGTCGACATGTGGGCGATGAGCAAACGATTTTTGTGGCCACAATCCCATAACGAACTGTTTCATTACCTGTTAACGCTTTCCCGTACCGGTACTAAAGTGATTTATTTACCCGGTAACCACGATGAGCCTTGCCAGAAATACGATGGTATGTGCTTTGGTGAAGTAGAAATACATCGGGAGTACATCCACACAACCGCAGATGGTAAAAAACTATTGTTGTTGCACGGTGATATTTTTGACAATGATGTTTGTTTTGGCCCCATCACCGCCTGGATTGGTGACAAAGGCTACGAGTTTTTGTTATTTCTGAACCGCTGGTACAACAAAGCCCGCGCCGGGTTAGGTTTTCCCTACTGGTCATTGGCGGGCTATATTAAATCTAAGATTTCAGGCGCCAATGAAGCCATAGAACGCTATCGGGTAGCCAGCACTAACCGCGCCAGAGAATTGGGATTAGATGGCGTGGTTTGTGGTCACATACATCACCCGGAAGTGGTTGAAATAGATGGGGTAACCTATTACAACGACGGGGACTGGATTGAAAATTGCTCCGCGCTTACGGAAGATAGTGAAGGCAACATAGAGTTAATAACCTGGACTCAAAATACCTCAACAGAGGCCACAGTCCACACCTTGCCTGAGCTTCAAAAAAGCGGCGCTGGGCAAAAAGCAGCTTAA
- a CDS encoding M28 family peptidase, whose protein sequence is MIKKIIFSTLLFTSCFVAADTESEIQKLKDTSQNSLLAYEIVASLTREVGPRIAGSEGDKKAVAWAEAKLQSLGFDKVYKQPVRVRNWSRGLADASILAPFEHQLVVTALGGSVATPDKGIVAEVVMVDSLEDLKTRSVEEIKDKIVFINKRMERDRAGRGYGPVVIGRSRGAIEAAMLEAQAVIIRSVGTAQSRFAHTGAMQYNPEVEKIPAGALSNADADTLEYMFSKQQPVKMHLNVQAKEHGWQTSYNVIGEITGSAKPEEIVLIAAHLDSWDEGTGALDDGAGVGIVTAAASLIKSTLGAAERTIRVVLYANEEFGLVGAKEYAKANAEELGQIIVAAESDFGAGKIYQLDTRFASDALPFVKELHKHLAPLGIAEGTNTATGGPDISMLPAKGVPVVSLRQDGTHYFDYHHTPNDTLDKIAPDDIQQNQTAYAVFTWLMANSAVDPRPAPALIK, encoded by the coding sequence ATGATTAAAAAAATAATATTTTCAACACTTTTATTCACCTCCTGTTTTGTCGCGGCAGACACTGAATCAGAAATCCAAAAGCTAAAAGACACCTCCCAAAACAGTCTGTTAGCCTATGAGATTGTTGCCTCATTAACCCGCGAAGTTGGGCCGCGTATTGCTGGCAGTGAGGGAGACAAAAAAGCGGTAGCCTGGGCAGAAGCGAAACTTCAGAGCCTGGGTTTTGACAAAGTTTATAAACAGCCTGTGAGAGTGCGAAACTGGTCTCGAGGTCTTGCCGATGCCAGCATACTGGCACCTTTTGAACACCAACTGGTGGTCACAGCCTTGGGCGGCTCGGTTGCCACGCCCGATAAAGGCATTGTGGCAGAAGTTGTCATGGTGGATTCTCTTGAAGACCTCAAAACTCGTTCAGTAGAAGAGATAAAAGACAAAATTGTATTTATCAATAAACGTATGGAAAGAGATCGGGCAGGACGCGGCTATGGCCCGGTAGTTATCGGTCGTTCCAGAGGAGCGATTGAAGCTGCCATGCTAGAGGCTCAAGCCGTTATCATCCGCTCAGTAGGAACAGCGCAAAGCCGCTTTGCCCATACAGGTGCCATGCAATATAACCCAGAGGTAGAGAAAATTCCGGCTGGCGCCCTTTCCAATGCTGACGCAGATACACTCGAATACATGTTCAGTAAGCAACAACCGGTAAAAATGCATCTTAACGTTCAAGCCAAAGAACATGGCTGGCAAACCTCTTACAATGTGATTGGTGAGATAACTGGCAGCGCCAAACCAGAAGAGATTGTACTTATCGCTGCCCATTTAGATTCTTGGGATGAAGGCACAGGAGCACTTGACGATGGTGCAGGTGTAGGTATCGTTACTGCAGCAGCCAGCCTGATCAAGTCAACCTTAGGTGCCGCTGAGCGTACTATTCGCGTTGTACTTTATGCCAACGAAGAATTTGGTTTGGTTGGAGCCAAAGAGTATGCCAAAGCTAACGCAGAGGAATTAGGGCAAATTATCGTCGCCGCAGAGTCTGATTTTGGCGCAGGGAAAATTTATCAGCTGGATACTCGCTTTGCGTCTGATGCACTCCCGTTTGTAAAAGAACTGCACAAGCACCTGGCACCATTGGGTATCGCTGAGGGGACCAATACCGCAACTGGTGGCCCGGATATATCCATGTTACCCGCCAAAGGCGTACCTGTTGTATCACTGCGCCAAGATGGCACTCACTATTTTGATTACCATCATACGCCAAACGATACCCTGGATAAGATTGCACCTGACGATATTCAGCAAAACCAAACTGCCTATGCTGTTTTTACCTGGCTAATGGCCAACAGCGCTGTTGATCCGCGTCCTGCTCCGGCGCTGATAAAATAA
- the rpsT gene encoding 30S ribosomal protein S20 gives MANIKSAKKRALTAEKSRQHNASRRSMMRTYVKRVRAAIEAGEKSAAQEAFVAAAPILDRMATKGLIHKNQAARTKSRLTAQIKALA, from the coding sequence TTGGCTAACATCAAGTCTGCTAAGAAACGTGCGCTTACGGCAGAAAAGAGCCGCCAGCACAATGCAAGCCGTCGTTCTATGATGCGTACTTATGTAAAAAGAGTACGTGCTGCTATTGAAGCAGGTGAAAAGAGCGCTGCTCAAGAAGCATTTGTAGCTGCTGCACCTATTCTTGACCGTATGGCTACTAAAGGTTTGATCCACAAAAATCAAGCAGCTCGTACTAAGAGCCGTCTGACCGCTCAGATCAAAGCTTTGGCATAA
- a CDS encoding RNA polymerase sigma factor: MNQSQSPATSILDERQPNELTEFTSLDVFLAHIEKKAYRMALLAVGQHADAIDILQDAMMKLVSNYAERPGNEWKPLFYRILNNRIMDWHRQQKVRNMLFFWRAKQDEDDELPLCEQVPDEKTEEPCKALNRVLQQQDMMQVLEALPVKQQQCFLLRSWEGLSVAETADIMGCSQGSVKTHFYRAVQKLKAVLEEQHDVTI, encoded by the coding sequence TTGAATCAATCTCAGAGCCCTGCGACTTCCATTTTGGATGAGCGGCAACCCAATGAGTTAACCGAATTTACATCTTTGGATGTGTTTTTGGCTCATATTGAAAAAAAGGCTTACCGCATGGCATTGCTCGCGGTGGGGCAGCATGCTGATGCGATTGATATACTGCAAGATGCGATGATGAAACTTGTGAGTAACTACGCAGAGCGACCCGGCAATGAATGGAAACCTTTATTTTATCGGATATTGAACAATCGCATTATGGATTGGCATCGGCAGCAAAAGGTGCGCAATATGCTGTTTTTCTGGCGTGCTAAGCAAGACGAAGATGACGAGCTACCTCTGTGTGAGCAGGTGCCAGATGAAAAAACGGAAGAACCCTGTAAAGCCTTGAATCGGGTATTGCAACAACAAGATATGATGCAAGTGTTGGAAGCATTACCCGTTAAGCAGCAACAGTGTTTTTTATTGCGCAGTTGGGAAGGACTGTCGGTGGCGGAAACCGCCGACATTATGGGCTGCTCACAAGGGAGTGTAAAAACACATTTTTACAGAGCTGTACAGAAGCTAAAAGCTGTACTGGAGGAACAACATGACGTCACAATCTGA
- a CDS encoding DUF3619 family protein produces MTSQSEQDTLNRNVNTLLDEANAKLSDEVLSDITQARLNALHTASAKRDQKNKLPMPIQWWQRMQQEVMTHQFRYVAPAAVAVIVAVLVSYNQSNTVPVLPEVFFTGDIPGEELALLEDLEFASWLAEQQQEGRL; encoded by the coding sequence ATGACGTCACAATCTGAGCAAGACACACTCAATCGCAATGTCAATACGTTGCTGGATGAGGCCAATGCTAAATTGAGTGATGAGGTGTTATCAGACATAACCCAAGCTCGTTTAAACGCATTGCACACGGCTTCCGCCAAGCGTGACCAAAAGAACAAGTTGCCAATGCCTATACAATGGTGGCAGCGAATGCAGCAAGAAGTAATGACACATCAATTTCGCTATGTCGCGCCCGCAGCAGTTGCGGTAATCGTTGCTGTGCTAGTAAGCTATAACCAAAGTAATACTGTGCCAGTACTACCGGAGGTGTTCTTTACAGGAGACATTCCCGGCGAAGAGCTGGCCTTGTTAGAGGATTTAGAGTTTGCGAGCTGGTTGGCGGAACAACAGCAAGAGGGTCGTCTTTAG
- a CDS encoding DUF3106 domain-containing protein has product MSKFLMLTLLLFSVSVTAVEWQDLNKQQQQVLKNAEQRWDSMPQEQRQKLVTGADRWLKMNDGQRQQIKSKFERWQSLKPEQQQHLREQFKKFRQMSPEQRKQIRGAFNKFQKMPKEQRAKLREKFQQAKKNRSRQGHKGKPRRKP; this is encoded by the coding sequence ATGAGTAAATTCCTCATGCTGACCTTGCTATTGTTCAGTGTTTCCGTAACGGCGGTTGAGTGGCAAGATCTGAATAAACAGCAGCAGCAAGTGCTTAAGAATGCCGAGCAGCGCTGGGATTCAATGCCTCAAGAGCAGCGTCAGAAGCTGGTTACCGGAGCTGATCGGTGGTTGAAGATGAACGACGGTCAAAGGCAGCAAATTAAATCTAAATTTGAGCGTTGGCAGTCACTTAAGCCAGAGCAACAACAGCACTTGCGAGAGCAATTCAAAAAGTTCCGACAAATGTCTCCAGAACAGCGGAAGCAAATCAGAGGCGCGTTTAATAAATTTCAAAAAATGCCAAAAGAACAACGGGCCAAACTAAGAGAAAAGTTTCAGCAAGCAAAAAAAAATCGTTCTCGTCAAGGGCACAAGGGAAAGCCGCGGCGTAAACCGTAA
- a CDS encoding MarC family protein: protein MIDFIAVFIFFFAVIDPIGTVPVFIAVTRGYDAAAKRKIALIASAVAAAILLFFAVVGELLLTAMGIPLPAFQIAGGIVLFLFALSMIFGESKPEEEVRIAEAHHETAIFPLAVPSIAGPGAMLACVLLTENARFNLMEQVQTVAMMLLVLVVNLLLMLMASGVQKVIGDSGASVVSRVMGLILASVAVTNTLAGVTSYFKIGL from the coding sequence ATGATTGATTTCATTGCGGTTTTTATCTTTTTCTTTGCGGTTATCGACCCCATAGGTACTGTGCCCGTATTTATTGCGGTTACACGTGGCTATGATGCTGCTGCAAAAAGGAAAATTGCGCTTATTGCATCTGCAGTTGCTGCAGCAATACTATTATTTTTTGCCGTGGTGGGAGAGCTATTATTAACTGCTATGGGAATACCGCTGCCCGCTTTTCAGATAGCGGGAGGAATAGTACTTTTCCTGTTTGCTCTTTCTATGATATTCGGTGAGAGCAAACCTGAAGAAGAGGTCAGAATAGCAGAAGCTCATCACGAAACTGCAATTTTTCCGTTGGCCGTTCCTTCAATCGCAGGTCCGGGGGCGATGTTGGCCTGTGTACTATTGACCGAGAACGCTCGCTTTAACCTCATGGAACAGGTTCAAACTGTCGCGATGATGTTATTGGTTTTGGTGGTGAATTTATTACTGATGTTGATGGCCAGTGGAGTGCAAAAAGTTATTGGTGACTCCGGAGCTAGTGTTGTGAGTCGAGTTATGGGATTAATACTCGCTTCCGTAGCTGTAACCAATACGTTGGCCGGGGTTACCAGCTACTTTAAAATTGGCCTGTGA
- a CDS encoding chloramphenicol acetyltransferase, whose translation MNWIEMENWPRKRHFDMFQRVDMPHFSITADVEVTQSLAFCKQRNISSSTLMLYLISRTANEIENMLYRIRADKVCIHTSVDPAFTVLADDELYYHCRVRYQKDFLAFCEDVKAQSALAKQDKTLHTEKQDDVIYLSCLPWVAFTGNSHAMHFSPVDSVPRYYWGKYHQRDGKMMMPFSVQVHHGLADGLHVGRQFDAMQRYLSEPESIL comes from the coding sequence ATGAATTGGATTGAAATGGAAAACTGGCCTCGCAAGCGCCACTTCGATATGTTTCAACGGGTGGACATGCCACATTTTAGTATTACCGCGGATGTGGAGGTCACTCAGTCACTGGCGTTCTGTAAGCAGCGCAATATTTCAAGTTCAACACTTATGCTTTACCTTATCAGTCGCACCGCCAACGAAATAGAGAACATGCTTTACCGAATACGCGCAGATAAAGTGTGTATCCACACTAGTGTCGATCCTGCATTTACGGTATTGGCTGATGATGAACTATATTATCACTGCCGGGTTCGGTATCAAAAAGACTTTCTGGCGTTTTGTGAGGATGTAAAAGCCCAATCGGCTTTGGCAAAGCAAGACAAAACTTTACACACAGAAAAGCAGGATGATGTGATTTATTTGTCTTGCCTGCCTTGGGTCGCATTCACCGGTAATAGTCACGCCATGCATTTTTCACCCGTGGATTCAGTTCCTCGTTATTACTGGGGCAAATATCACCAAAGAGATGGCAAGATGATGATGCCATTTTCCGTTCAGGTACATCACGGTCTTGCCGATGGTTTGCATGTAGGTCGACAGTTTGACGCCATGCAACGCTATTTGTCAGAGCCTGAATCCATTCTGTAA